A stretch of DNA from Nitrospira sp. KM1:
ACCATATCGACCGTCCGGTAGCCTCCTGAATCCATAAAGGGTTTGAGTTTTGGCCCATAGACGGCGAGAACGTCGGCATCCGGCAGATCGGCGGAGATGGGTTCGTCGAGCAGCCACCGGTCGTAGAAGATGCCGCGATCCTTTAGAAACCTTCCGATCTCGTGGTCATTCGTGAGGTACGCCTGCTGGTCTGGTATGCGAAGAGTGGCCATGACTTCTTGCCTCCCGCTCACATTGTAAAAGATATTCTAATACCTCCAGATGTCGCTTGGCCGTGCCGACGTCTTTCCCCCATACATACAGTCCGTGGCCCGCCAACAGGAACCCATACGGCGGGGAAGAAGACGTAGTCAGAAGAGGCTCGATCATGGAGGCGAGCGCCGGGATATTCTGCGAATTGGGAAATACCGGCAGGACGACTTCGTGTTCATGCGAGGTGATGCCCTCGAGTCCTTTCAGCAGTTCCCATCCTGACAGCGACACACGACCTTCTTCCCTGGCCGCCTGCGACAGGAGCGTCGCGGCCATCGAATGCGTGTGGAAGACGGCGCCGGCATGGGTTGAGCGGTAGAGCATCAGGTGAAGGGCCGTCTCGGCGGAGGGAGTGAGTGGAGAGCCGCCGACGGCCCGCCCTGTGCTGTCAACGGCGAGGATGTGTTCGGCGCCGAGCCGCTCCTTGTCGATGCCGGAACTCGTGATCGCGCAATAGGCGGGAGCTGCGTCAGCCGGAAGTCTGACGCTGTAATTGGTGCTTGTGCCTGGAGCCCAGCCGCAGCGATAGGTCCAGCGGGCGATCTCGGCGAGTTGATCCGCATACGAGGTTAATTCAAACGGCACCGACATGTCGCGTCACCCCCGGCAATTTCCGAAAATCCTGAGTTCGTCTCCGAGCGCGTGCGGGTGGCGAAGCGGCCGGCGACTCCCAGGGGGAAAACAGAAGACGTTCATGCTACTCCGGCGGCTGCGAAATTTCGACAGCAATCTGGGCGTTCGGTGACTGGTCGAGTGTTACGACATAGACGGCATGATCGATTGCCCCATCAGCGCCGGTCGACGTGCTCGTCTCCTGAATTTGATCGGTGGAAGGACGGGCGAGCATGACCGCCTCCTGCCTGGACATGGGGCCGAAGGGAGTCAGAGATAAACGGATGGTGATCGCGCCGTATGCATCAGGGAGACGTATGGTCTGACGGTGCCCTCCCTGCATTCTCAAAGAAATCCTGCCTGTTTCCTTGTCGGGAAACAGCAGCTGCGGCAGGGATGTACCTTTTAACTGCCACACCTGGATATAGGCGTCCTGATTCACCTCGATGGTTATTCTTTGCCCCGATGATTTGGCAGAAGATACTGCATCGACTTCTGCGTCCTGCCCGTCCGGCCCTTTCGTTAGAAAGCTGTAGCGGAGACCAAGAGCCTTCGCCGACCGCGTGGCCTCCAATGTTTTATTCGAACGTGAAAGATTGTCGGATTTGGGTTCTGTAATGGCGGCGTCGGGAGCCGGCTGAGAAAACGGGCGGGTCGCGCGCGGCTCTTGCCTCGAAGGCGGCGTCCCATAGAACAGCGCTCGGGCGCTTGGAATCATCGCCGGAGAAGATGGGGCAGCTGGCTCGGCAGGTGCCGTCTTTCTCAATTCCTGTTTGGAGGCGACAGCCGGAGACATGGATTCCGCAGCGGGCGTCATATTGAGCAGCGCGTCATTCCGTTGCTCCGTCGGTGCGGCCGAGGTATCTGCCCCTTTGGCGAGCGTACGCTCTTGTTCCTGTTCTGACCGGCCGGTTTCACGGAATCGTTTGCCGTCATCGTCCGGTGACGTTCCAGGAGCGGGCGGAGCAGGCTGTTTCCGTTTCTCCCGAGGACTGGGACGCGGGGGCTGGTCTGTCTGTGTGGGAGACGATGATTTCATCCGTTCTTGGCCGGAACTCTCCGGTTGTAGAGGAACCGGTTTCCGCCGGTCGGTCGTTTCGGTCGATGGGGGTGGCGATACCGTCTGCAAACTATCTTCGAGAATCCTGGTGCCGACCGCTACGGCGAATACGGCCGCTGCCAGGCCTCCCGCAAAGGCAAGTCCGGCCGGCCGGAAGAACCATTCCCGCCACGACGGCCTGCCGGCAGGAGGTGCTACCGGTTGACGCACCGCCTCCAGGAGCCGGCGACGGACGACCGGATCGGCCAGCAGCTCTTTGAGCGCCTGTTCATCGGCCAGTGCGTCGAAGAGCTGCTGGTCCCGAAGTGCCGCGGCAAACAACAAGCGGCGTTCCTCCGGCGTCAGTATATCGGGAGCAAAGCCCCCCAGAAGCTTTTCCAAGTCGTGCTCAGCCATACGTCATTCCCATGTTCCGCCCAGTAGGGCGAGGAGCTGCTTCCGGCACCGAAGATCCCATGTATAGATGGTATTCACCGACTTCTGCCCCATCAACCGTTGGATCTCCGGAAAGCTCTTTCCCTCGAGTTTCCATGCAAAGAGCCCGCGGCAACGCGTTCCCAGGCGGTTCACGGCCGCGAGCAGCCGCTCGATCGTTTGCTTCCGCTCAAGCTGCCGCGCAGGATCGTCCGCGCGGTCTGCCAAGGGGAGGGCTTCCACGGATTCCAGATTATACTCGCCTCGCCGGATGGCCTTGCGATGGGCATCCAGCATCTTGAAGCGCAAGACCTGAAAGGCCAGAGGCACCAGGTCGGTGAGTTCTGTGACCAGGGGATACTTTTCGTGGAGGACCGTGAGGACGTCCTGGGTCAAATCTTCGGCGCGATCTCTCGATATCCGTGATGTCGCGAAGGCAAGAATCCTTTCACGGAGGGCGGCGAGTGTCTGCTCTCGATCCATCTGGAGCAACTACAAGTCGGAACGCCCGATGACGTCGCCGAATGAACGAAACCCTATGCCGAGCCCGCGGCAGACGGCCGCTTGCCGATCGAAACGGTTCTTCGTGCGGATGATCCGGCGCAGCAGTCCGAACGCCACGCGTCCCCAGGCTGCAAGATGAAAGACCGACAGTGGATAGTCCGTTCCGAACAACAGACGTTGGTGGATTCCCGGGTAACGCCGCAACAACAGCAGCATGCGCAGGCGATTGGGAAGCGTCAATGCGGAGATATCGGCATAAAAATTCGGATAGGTATCGATGAACCTGAGAAATGTCGGGAGAAACCGCTCATAGACCATGAGCCCATAACTGCAGGCGTGGGCGGCGATGACCGTCACCCCTTCGTCCAATGGAAGGCGCAGACGGTCCGGGTCGCCGACCGACTGGTCCTTGCCGATCAGGCTGAATTCATACCCAACATGACTCAACAGCGGGAGGCGGCGTTCTGCGAGCGCCCGGTAGAAATGGGTGTAGCGCCGATCGGCCGGATTGAATTGCTGCGCGTTCGGCAGCACTTTGACCAATGCGGCGCCCGCCTCGGCGCAGCGATGGACTTCGTCGACTGCGTCGCGCCGCTGCGGGTTGATCGAGACGCCGGCAAGGGTTTGGTCAGGATGCGCCCTGGCGGTCTCTAAAACGTAGTCGTTGCTGATGAGAAAATCGGTCTGCCCGACGTTCCGGCGCCCCTGCTCGTCATAGACGCCGTCCATCGCCAGCAGCACGGCTTTCCGAACGGTTTGTGATTCCCGCAGCTCCGCGAGCAGGTCGGTCAGATATTTCGCGTTGGCTTCGCGCGGCCTGTCCGGGTTCAGCCCATGCTTCCAGAGCAAAAAACGGAACAGCGGGCTCTTGAGCATTTTGGGGGAGATGTAACAGCCGTTATCATCGATGGGGAGGGCGGCCAAGTGGACGTGACAGTCGATGAGTGTTTTGTGCGGAATCGGCTGGAGCGGGGGTGAATCCGGATGCCGGTCTCCGATCGTCATCGTAGCATCTTAGGGCTGAGCCAGACGTTCCATAGCAATACGCTTGACGGCCCGAAGATCGAGCTTGCCTGTGCCGAGCAGGGGAAGGGCATCGACCTTCACAAATTGACTGCGTGAGGGAATAAAAAGGTTGGGCAACCCCTGTGCGGTGACCTTGTCGAGAATCTCCGCGATACGGGCTTCGTCGAGCGTATGCAGGACCGCGAGGCGCTCTCCCTTCTTCTCATCCGGAATGCCCGTGACCGCGAAGAGCTGAACGTCGCCGGCTGCCGCCTCCTGCAGGACCTCTTCGACGCGGCCGTGTGGAACCATTTCACCGCCGATCTTGGAGAACCGCGACAGCCGGTCCGTGATGGTCAGAAAGCCGTCGTCATCCAGCGTCGCGATGTCGCCGGTGATGTACCATCCGTCGTGCATGA
This window harbors:
- a CDS encoding amidohydrolase family protein, whose protein sequence is MTIGDRHPDSPPLQPIPHKTLIDCHVHLAALPIDDNGCYISPKMLKSPLFRFLLWKHGLNPDRPREANAKYLTDLLAELRESQTVRKAVLLAMDGVYDEQGRRNVGQTDFLISNDYVLETARAHPDQTLAGVSINPQRRDAVDEVHRCAEAGAALVKVLPNAQQFNPADRRYTHFYRALAERRLPLLSHVGYEFSLIGKDQSVGDPDRLRLPLDEGVTVIAAHACSYGLMVYERFLPTFLRFIDTYPNFYADISALTLPNRLRMLLLLRRYPGIHQRLLFGTDYPLSVFHLAAWGRVAFGLLRRIIRTKNRFDRQAAVCRGLGIGFRSFGDVIGRSDL
- the mtnB gene encoding methylthioribulose 1-phosphate dehydratase: MSVPFELTSYADQLAEIARWTYRCGWAPGTSTNYSVRLPADAAPAYCAITSSGIDKERLGAEHILAVDSTGRAVGGSPLTPSAETALHLMLYRSTHAGAVFHTHSMAATLLSQAAREEGRVSLSGWELLKGLEGITSHEHEVVLPVFPNSQNIPALASMIEPLLTTSSSPPYGFLLAGHGLYVWGKDVGTAKRHLEVLEYLLQCEREARSHGHSSHTRPAGVPHE
- a CDS encoding RNA polymerase sigma factor; amino-acid sequence: MDREQTLAALRERILAFATSRISRDRAEDLTQDVLTVLHEKYPLVTELTDLVPLAFQVLRFKMLDAHRKAIRRGEYNLESVEALPLADRADDPARQLERKQTIERLLAAVNRLGTRCRGLFAWKLEGKSFPEIQRLMGQKSVNTIYTWDLRCRKQLLALLGGTWE